Below is a window of Flavobacterium sp. CFS9 DNA.
TCTATCAGTTGCACCAGGAACTGCGCCCCACGCTTTTTTAACACCCGCAGCGGTATAGTAAGGATTGTCAATGTTTTGATACATTTCAAAACCTGCTAACATACCTTTGATTTGGCCAGATAAATAATCAGCTAATTTGTCAGCATATTTGTTTGAATTATCTTCTAACAAATCATTTTCATGATCTGATGACAACACTAATCTTCTACCTTTCTTTTTACATTTAGCACTATCCATTGCTCGTCTTGCAGTAATAAGATCTTTCCAAAGAAGCTTTCTTCTGCCTCCTGGTGTAACTTCGTCACCAGTGGCCTGAATCACAAATGTTTTCCCGGCAACAGTTGTTTGCGGTGCAAGTGAATGAATTGCTTTTGCGAATTTTGCTTCAGTAACATCATCACGATGTGATTTAGTTACAGAATCAATTTGCTTATAGCTAGAACCATTTGCCTGGTCATCAGTTAATGTGGTTACATTAGTTTGATATTTATCTAACTTTACTGTCATACTTGTATCATCATAATCGACTAAAGCAAGCGGATAGGCTGTATTATTAATTAATACACCTGGTCTAAAGGTTGTGATTGGGATATGAATTAAATTTGATTCAGATGCTGATCCGGAACCTACTTCAATTACTGAAGTTTCAATCTCTGGAATTCCATCTAACCACGGAGCTAACTGCTCATCTTGAAGCAAGGTTCTTACCCTTGATTCCCACATTTCTGGAAATGATGCTGGCATATTTTTTTATTTATTGATTAAACAGTTTTTTGTACGCTTCAGGGTTTTGCTCCTTGAAGCTTAATTTTTGCTCATGGCCAAGTTTCTCAAACTCATCCATCGTTTTAATTTCAGTGCCACCATTTCCTGTCTGTACATTAATTCCTGCACTGAAGTTTTGTTTTGTGGGAATTGAACCTATTACGGTATCAAGTGCACTTTCTGAAGCTATCCCCAGATTTACCATTTCTTCTTTTTGATCAGCCTTAAACTGTCCTTTTGTAATTGCCAAATCAACTTTTGTAGAGATTCTTAATTTGGCTTCGGCCTCCTGTTTTTCTTTTGCTGTTTTAGCAGCGAGTTTCAAGGAGTCGTTTTCAGTGGTTAACTTTTGAACCTGCTTAGCCAGTCCTAAAACTTTGGATTCTACTGTAGATGCGTCCAGACCATCAGCTGGCTGATCATCAAAACCCAAAGCCATAAGTGTGGCAATGCTTAAAACGATTTTTTTCATATTGTCTTGATTTAGATTTAATTCGGGATTTTTAATACCAGGAATAACAGAAAGTGATAGTTCTTGGATTTCCTTTTCATCCATTACTTTACCATCTGAGTGCATTAGACGTACAGCATTTGCATTACTTGGAACCGGAACAATTGAAACCTCTACCAATTCGCATTTGGTTAGAACTACTTTGTCATCGATTATTTTAAGGTTTTCGTGGTCAAAGATGATTCCCATTGAACAGGCATTGATATAACCACGTTCAACCTTTCCGGCAATAAGGGCAGTGTCACTGTCATCCGTATCGAAATCCGGCATTCCGTGTAAGAGTCCCTTGTCTTTTTTCACATCAAACCATTTTCCAATCACATTCCAGTTTGAGTTCCAATGATCTGAAAGCATCACCGGATTTTTTGTAAATCGCTTTAAATCGATTCCGGCAGTTAAAATTGAAAAACCATAAGTATTTTCAATTGTTTCGTCATTAAATACAAAAGGTTTAATTACTGGTTTTGGCATCTTTTTTCTTTTTTTATCCTGGCATTTTATCGCCTATTGAGATGACAAAGATTAGCGGGTTTTGTTTCTTAAAAAACTGATAGACAACTATCAAAACAACGGAGTTTGGACTGAGGACAAAGTTGTAAAGCAAGTAAACGCCTGTTTTTTTTAGAGTTGTCTGTTTTGGAGTTTTGACATAAATATTAAAGTATGGGAACTCGAAAACAGGTAGAAAAAGACCTCGCAAAAGTGCTTTTTGTGAACGATAATGTATCGCAGAAAGAAATTGCTGAGCGTTTAAAAGTCACTGAAAAAACAGTTGGTAAATGGGTAAAAGAAGGGGATTGGGAAAAACTAAAAATATCCTTACTTGTTACCAAAGACAAACAATTAACTAATTTGTATCACCAATTAGCAAATGCAACTGAAGAAATAAGAACACGCCCAATTGTTCGCGATATTCCTAACTTCATGTTAAAGCCTGTTAAACTGAAAGATAGTTCAGGTGACGAAAAATTAGAATATCCAAAGTTTGATCCTGAAGACTATCCTATTTTGATTGGGAATTTCCCCAACTCAAAAGATACTGATATTATTTCAAAGCTTACAACCGCTATAAAACGTTTGGAAACTGAAACTAATATTGGTGAAACAATATCAGTTGTTAAAAGTTTGATCATGTTTATAAGGCTTATTGATCCAAAATTTGCCAATCAATTAACGACCTATTGTGACGCTTTTGTAAAAGAAAAAATGAACGATGGCACTAAGTAGAAAAGACAAACTCCAGTTAACTGCCTGGGATGAATTTGTTACGAATCAATTTAGAGCAACTCCCATTGATCTGAATGAAACGGCAACTGAAAAGCTGAAAAGAATAGAAAAGTTAGAGGCTGACCATGAAGCATGGTACGAGTATTATTTTCCAAACTTTTACACCTCAAAACCCGCGCCATTTCATATTAAATCTTCAATAAGGGTTCATAACAATCCGGAATGGAACGAGGTTCGATCGTGGGCGCGTGATTTATCCAAGTCTGGTCGAACTATGATGGATGTTTTAAAACTAGTTCTTACTGGAAAAAAGAAAACTGTTATTCTAACATCCGCAACTTATGATGATGCAGCAAGGCTTTTAAATCCTTACAAAAAATGTCTTGAAGTCAATGATCGAATAAAAAATGATTATGGAGAACAGCAAGCGTTAAGCGGATGGGAAGAGGGTGATTTTACTACAAGAAAAGGCGTTTCTTTCAGGGCTGTTGGTGCCGGACAATCACCTCGTGGAACCCGTAATGATGCGGCACGACCGGATGTGATATTAATTGATGATATTGATACGGATCAGGACTGCCTGAACCCTGATATTATTGAAAAAAAATATGAATGGATTGTAAATGCATTGATTCCGACGCGTTCAATCTCCGTACCATTGCTAATAATAGCATGTGGAAATATTATTGCTAAGTATTGCTGTATTACAGAAATGGCCAAAAAAGCCAAAATACATGACATTGTAAACATTAGGGATGACAACGGACGTTCTACATGGCCTCAGAGAAATACTGAAGAACTCATAGATATTGCGCTCGAAAATATGACTTCAAGTGCTATTCAAAAGGAGTATTACAACAACCCGATTAAGGTCGGTAAAATATTTAAAAAAGTCAACTGGGCTAAGTGTCCGCCTTTAAAATCATGTGACCATGTTTTGGTTTATTCTGATCCTGCAACCAGTAACAAAAGTACGAAAGGCAGTTCACGAAAATTTACAGGTGTTATTGGTTACAAATCTGGAAACTTCTTCTTGTACAAAGTATGGTTGGATAATATGACACAGAGAACCTTTGTCGAAAACCTCTATCATGCACATGACTATGTAAAAGAAAGAAAGGTTGACACCTTTAAAAACTGGATTGAAAACAATAGTCTTCAGGATCCATTTTATCAACAGGTTTTAAAACCATTGATTAAGACTGTAGCCAGATTGCTTAGTAAATTTCCTTTGTTCATGTCATTAGACAAAAGAAGTAAAGGCGACAAATACACTCGTATTGAAGGAACCATAGAGCCGAAATACAAACAAGGTTGTATCTACTTCAATGTCGAAGAAAAAGACAATCCACACATGAAAAGAATGGAGGAAGAATTTGTAGGTGTTGATCCAAATTCCAAAATGATGGACGGACCTGATGGATTTGAAGGGGGTATCTGGATTATTGAAAATATTACAACTAAAGAAGTTACAGATCACCATGTTAGAAAAATTGACAACCGTAAATACTAAGTTATGTTTATAGATAAAGAAGATTTAGGCAGTACGATTTATGACTACCAGATCGACCAGATTACCGATGGTGATAATGGAAAAGTAGATCAAGCCTGTAATGCAGCAATTGAAGAGGCCAAAAGTTATCTAACCCCTAACCCGGATAATAAAAAATGGCTCGACGGTAGGTTATTGTATGATGTAGAAAACATCTTTAATAAAACTGGAAATGACCGGCATTCGCTAATTGTACGCCAATGTAGTACGATGGCAAAATGGTATTTAGCGGAGCTATGCAATGCTGATTTCATCTATGAAAAAGCAAAAGACAGGTATGATAGAGCTGTGTCCTGGTTTACAAAAGTAGCTGAAGGAAAAATAAACGTTTCATCACTGCCTCAGCTTGTACGTGACGACACAACAGCAGGCGATAAACAACCATTTGAAATGGGTTCAAGAACAAAATTTAATCACGACTATTAATTATGAGTATAAAAACACTTTGGAAAGAAGCCTTTGGAAAAAAGGTAACATCAACTGAATTGGCAGCAGGGAAAACTTCAGGTTCATCAGGTGGTCATATTTCAAAAATTATTCCCAAAACAGTATCACAGACCAGGCAAGATATAAAAAACTATGTTGATGCTCAGAATGCCGCACAGCTTGAGCAGGATCCTAAGTTTTATCCTATACATAATTTGTATGACAATATCCTACGCGATTTACATCTACAGTCACAGGTCAACAATAGAATGCTAAAATCATTATCCCGGGCATTTACAATTAAGAATGCTGACGGGACAACCAACGAAGAACTGACAACAGCCCTGCAAAATAAAGGATTTGTTTTTCAGATCAACAAAGCAATTTTAGAAACCATTTTCCGCCGGCATTCACTTGGAGAATTCGAGTATAAAATGGTAAACAATGAGCCAGTTTTAACTTTCGATACCATCGCCCGTCAAAACGTAGACCCGGTTAATGGATATATCTATTATGACTATACGGATGATAAAAAAGTAAAGTACAGGGAACAGAGAGAATATGGTTCCTGGCTTATTGAGTTTGGAGAAAAGAATACAACTCTTGGCTTACTTGATGGCTGCGTGCCAATGGTTTTGTTTAAACGTTTTGCGAACAGTTGTCACAGTGAACTATGTGAGATTTATGGTATTCCGCCTCGCGTGATGAAAACCAACACACAGGATGAGGTGATGGTTGAACGTGCCAAACAAATGATGGCTGATATGGGTACTGCGGCATATTTTATCATTGATGATTCAGAAACTTTTGAGTTCGCTAAAGGTGTTACTACAAATGGAGAAGTTTATACCACGCTTAAAAATTTCTGTAACAATGAAATGTCAATGGGTATTTCTGGAACCGTAGTTGGTCAGGACACCAAAAACGGATCAAACGGAAAGGAAAAAACTTCCATTGGTATTTTAGAAGATTTAGTTGATAGTGATCTTTCACTAATTGAGCAATGTTGGCGTGATACTGTTATACCTGCACTACAAGCTTTGGGAGTTTTACCGGCTGGTGTTATGTACAAATATGATGCAACTGAAGATTTAGACGCTTTGTGGAAAATGGTTGTTGAAGCTGCTAAGTTTTTAGAAATTGATCCGAAATGGATTGAACAAAAGTTCGGGATAAAAGTAATAGGAACTAAGAAAACAGAACCGGCAACACAGCTATCATTAAGCATGGGCGAAGGTTTTTTCGTTTAAGCCCTGATTATTTCAGGGCATTACATACCCGGTTAGATAACTTGTATAATTGCGGCTGTGATGATTGTGAGCGAAAAGCAACGGTTTTAAATTTAGGAGTTAGTGAAAAGTTTAAACAGCTTTTAAATGCCGGTGAAAAGGCATTTAAACACCTGCACAAAAGAGGAAACTACAGACCTGAAGATTTACAAACCGAAAAGCCATACCAAAAATTAATCCAGTCAACCTTTGACGTTTTTGATTTTGCTATAAAAGACAATGACATGCCCGAAGAAATGCGAAAAGCACTTCAGGACGATGCTTTTTTGTTCGGATCACTAAAAACCAATGCGCAACTTTTTGAAGCCTCTAAACTGTTGCTTACCAAAGAAGGTAATTTAAAACCTTTCTCTGAAGTAGTAAAAGAGTTTGATGATCTGAATGTAAAATACAATCAAAATTATCTCGAGGCTGAATATGAGTTTTCTGTAGCCAGTTCACAGGCAGCCGCACAATGGGCAAATCTGGCAACGGGATCAAGGTACAATTTACAATATCGTACCGCCAAAGATGAACGTGTAAGAGCTTCACATCAGACGTTGGATGATATTACGTTACCAAAAGATGATCCTTTTTGGAATTTTTTCTACCCCCCAAATGGATGGCGTTGCAGATGTGTGGCTATAGAGGTTCTGAAGGGAAAATATGAGGAAAGCGATTCTGAAAAAGCAAATGTAGCAGGGGAAAAAGCAACAACACAAGAGGGCAAAGATGGTAAAAACAGGTTAGAAATATTCCGGTTTAATCCTGGTGCACAAAAGGTAGTTTTCCCACCTGCACACCCATACGGAAAAGTTAAAGGAGCAAAAACAGTTAAAGACAATTTATGAATCCAAACGATTTTTTAAAGAATGTTTTGTCAGATGTCAAAGTTGACATCAGCGAAGAATTTGATCGAAACTTTGAAAGGAAATCTTTTTTCACTAAAAAATGGAGTGAAACCAAACTTCAAAACAGAAGAGGATCACTACTGGCCAGATCAGGAAAATTAAGAAGATCGATTATGTCTCCAAAACAAGATCCTAACTCCGTTACCTGGTCAAGTTCTTTGCCATACGCTACAATCCAAAATGATGGTGGTGAGATCACCGTCACTGAGAAAATGAAACGTTTCTTCTGGGCGATGTATTATAAATCTGCCGGCGCAATAACCAAAAAGAAGGATCGTGATGATAATGTAGTAATACGCGAAACAGCACGAAATAAGAAATTATCTGCTGAGGCTGAGCAATGGAAAAATTTAGCACTCATGAAAACAGGCTCTAAAATGAAAATTGAAAAACGTCAGTTCATCGGTGATCATCCTATCGTGAGAGAAAGGATTGAAGATATTGTCGCCTTAAACATGAAAGAACTGGAACAGT
It encodes the following:
- a CDS encoding DUF935 family protein, which gives rise to MSIKTLWKEAFGKKVTSTELAAGKTSGSSGGHISKIIPKTVSQTRQDIKNYVDAQNAAQLEQDPKFYPIHNLYDNILRDLHLQSQVNNRMLKSLSRAFTIKNADGTTNEELTTALQNKGFVFQINKAILETIFRRHSLGEFEYKMVNNEPVLTFDTIARQNVDPVNGYIYYDYTDDKKVKYREQREYGSWLIEFGEKNTTLGLLDGCVPMVLFKRFANSCHSELCEIYGIPPRVMKTNTQDEVMVERAKQMMADMGTAAYFIIDDSETFEFAKGVTTNGEVYTTLKNFCNNEMSMGISGTVVGQDTKNGSNGKEKTSIGILEDLVDSDLSLIEQCWRDTVIPALQALGVLPAGVMYKYDATEDLDALWKMVVEAAKFLEIDPKWIEQKFGIKVIGTKKTEPATQLSLSMGEGFFV
- a CDS encoding phage protein Gp36 family protein; protein product: MFIDKEDLGSTIYDYQIDQITDGDNGKVDQACNAAIEEAKSYLTPNPDNKKWLDGRLLYDVENIFNKTGNDRHSLIVRQCSTMAKWYLAELCNADFIYEKAKDRYDRAVSWFTKVAEGKINVSSLPQLVRDDTTAGDKQPFEMGSRTKFNHDY
- a CDS encoding HK97 family phage prohead protease → MPKPVIKPFVFNDETIENTYGFSILTAGIDLKRFTKNPVMLSDHWNSNWNVIGKWFDVKKDKGLLHGMPDFDTDDSDTALIAGKVERGYINACSMGIIFDHENLKIIDDKVVLTKCELVEVSIVPVPSNANAVRLMHSDGKVMDEKEIQELSLSVIPGIKNPELNLNQDNMKKIVLSIATLMALGFDDQPADGLDASTVESKVLGLAKQVQKLTTENDSLKLAAKTAKEKQEAEAKLRISTKVDLAITKGQFKADQKEEMVNLGIASESALDTVIGSIPTKQNFSAGINVQTGNGGTEIKTMDEFEKLGHEQKLSFKEQNPEAYKKLFNQ
- a CDS encoding phage minor head protein — protein: MYNCGCDDCERKATVLNLGVSEKFKQLLNAGEKAFKHLHKRGNYRPEDLQTEKPYQKLIQSTFDVFDFAIKDNDMPEEMRKALQDDAFLFGSLKTNAQLFEASKLLLTKEGNLKPFSEVVKEFDDLNVKYNQNYLEAEYEFSVASSQAAAQWANLATGSRYNLQYRTAKDERVRASHQTLDDITLPKDDPFWNFFYPPNGWRCRCVAIEVLKGKYEESDSEKANVAGEKATTQEGKDGKNRLEIFRFNPGAQKVVFPPAHPYGKVKGAKTVKDNL